A part of Fibrobacter sp. genomic DNA contains:
- a CDS encoding bifunctional diguanylate cyclase/phosphodiesterase — LMSVLLLDINRFKIINDTLGFGAGDALLQTISTRIRSCLRDVDAVFRLGDDEFAIVLEEIAQPQDAARVAKRILAVCSLPLQLSDRELYVTASIGISIFPTDGEDMEVLLKNAEAAMNRAKEMGINNYQHYKPTMNARAFEQLTVEHNLRKALKNNELIVYYQPQIDLATEKIIGAEALLRWKQPDLGMISPAQFIPIAEDTGLILPIGEWVLKTACLQAKGWLDYGRKIVIAVNLSARQFQQQDLVSTVSRVLQETNLPPQFLELEITESLGMKNPELTLKTLHELKSMGIHISIDDFGTGYSSLSYLKRFPIDTLKIDRSFVMDIQTDANDSAIVLAIIALAHSLKLKVIAEGVEQRHQAQFLLEHGCEMVQGYLFSPPVTGEEFEKLIAKES, encoded by the coding sequence CTCATGTCCGTTCTTCTTCTTGATATCAACAGATTCAAGATTATCAATGACACTCTGGGGTTTGGAGCCGGCGATGCTCTTCTTCAAACCATAAGCACCAGGATCAGGTCCTGCCTCAGGGATGTTGATGCGGTGTTCAGGCTGGGAGATGATGAATTCGCAATTGTGCTTGAAGAAATCGCGCAACCACAGGATGCCGCAAGGGTAGCCAAAAGAATCCTGGCAGTCTGCTCCCTTCCATTACAACTCTCTGATCGTGAGCTTTATGTCACCGCAAGTATAGGAATCAGCATCTTTCCAACCGATGGTGAAGATATGGAGGTGCTGCTGAAGAATGCTGAGGCGGCAATGAACCGGGCAAAGGAAATGGGGATAAATAATTACCAGCACTACAAACCCACCATGAATGCCCGTGCTTTCGAACAGCTTACTGTCGAGCATAATCTTCGGAAAGCACTGAAAAACAATGAACTGATCGTTTACTATCAGCCCCAGATAGATCTGGCAACAGAAAAAATAATCGGAGCCGAGGCACTTCTGAGGTGGAAGCAACCCGACCTGGGGATGATCTCCCCTGCCCAGTTCATCCCGATAGCTGAGGACACAGGTTTGATTCTGCCCATCGGAGAATGGGTGCTGAAAACCGCATGTCTCCAGGCAAAAGGATGGCTCGATTATGGCCGGAAGATCGTAATCGCAGTCAACCTCTCCGCCCGACAATTCCAGCAACAGGACCTTGTCTCCACTGTAAGCAGAGTACTGCAGGAAACAAACCTTCCACCTCAGTTTCTCGAACTTGAAATAACTGAAAGTCTGGGTATGAAAAACCCGGAACTTACTCTCAAGACTCTTCATGAATTAAAGTCGATGGGGATTCACATATCGATCGATGATTTTGGTACCGGGTATTCTTCATTGAGCTATCTTAAGAGATTTCCCATTGATACACTGAAAATCGACAGATCGTTTGTTATGGATATCCAGACCGATGCCAACGATTCCGCTATCGTACTGGCTATCATCGCCCTGGCACACAGCCTCAAACTCAAGGTCATAGCCGAAGGTGTAGAGCAGAGACATCAGGCACAGTTTCTTCTGGAGCATGGATGCGAAATGGTGCAGGGATACCTCTTCAGCCCACCTGTAACCGGAGAGGAATTTGAAAAGCTAATTGCCAAAGAATCCTGA
- a CDS encoding TatD family hydrolase, with protein sequence MNLFDSHCHLQDKRLGDDISAVIDRAEKAGIKKILCCGSTEEDWDEVARLSGQFPVVIPAFGLHPWYIDGRSEKWLFRLEEMLRSFPSAAVGEIGLDHAIDRVNNSGQLDVFSAQIDLAARYKRPVSIHCRKAWGDLISVFEERDHVFQGGVIHSYSGSAELVDRLEKLGFYISFSGSVTFKRNRKAQESVKRTRTDRLLVESDSPDIPPYGVVEANEPCNMVRVVERIAEIRGVDPQEIAKVTYKNAERVFTRLSALD encoded by the coding sequence ATGAACCTTTTTGACTCCCACTGCCATCTTCAGGACAAACGCCTTGGCGATGATATTTCTGCTGTAATTGACCGTGCGGAAAAGGCTGGAATTAAGAAGATCCTATGCTGTGGTTCAACCGAAGAGGACTGGGATGAGGTAGCACGATTATCTGGACAGTTCCCGGTTGTGATCCCTGCTTTCGGACTTCATCCCTGGTACATAGATGGGAGAAGCGAAAAATGGCTTTTCAGGCTCGAGGAGATGCTGCGCTCTTTTCCGTCGGCAGCTGTAGGGGAGATAGGGTTGGATCATGCAATTGACAGAGTAAATAATTCCGGGCAGTTGGATGTTTTTTCTGCTCAAATAGACCTTGCAGCCAGGTATAAGCGCCCGGTATCGATACACTGCCGCAAAGCATGGGGAGATTTGATCTCTGTTTTTGAAGAGAGAGATCATGTGTTTCAGGGAGGAGTTATCCATTCTTACTCCGGTTCTGCAGAGCTTGTTGACAGATTAGAAAAACTTGGTTTTTACATCTCTTTTTCCGGCTCAGTTACATTTAAGAGGAACAGAAAGGCGCAGGAATCGGTCAAAAGAACCAGGACTGACAGGCTTCTGGTGGAGAGTGACAGCCCGGATATTCCTCCTTATGGTGTTGTGGAAGCAAATGAACCCTGCAATATGGTAAGGGTTGTAGAGAGAATTGCTGAGATCAGAGGGGTTGACCCTCAGGAAATAGCTAAAGTAACATACAAGAATGCTGAAAGGGTTTTTACCCGGTTATCTGCACTTGACTAA
- a CDS encoding transketolase, with amino-acid sequence MSGKIDSRAVDNIRALTVAMVEKARSGHPGGAMGGADFIHILYTEFLNFDPTDLSWPNRDRFYLDPGHMSPMLYSVLALYGIFSIDELKNFRQWGSTTPGHPERDIERGIENTSGPLGQGHAMALGAAIAERFIAARFGEWTSHKIYAYISDGGIQEEISQGVGRLAGHLGLSNLIMFYDSNDIQLSTPVDEVTSEDTALKYQAWGWNVITINGNVHDQIRSALTRANEEKEKPTLIIGKTIMGKGALAPDGSSFEGQVSTHGMPLSDAGGSVEKTIKNLGGDPENPFAIYPDVTEHYRKISEKKAESAAQKKAEQKRWEERNPELSAKWRKLWSGEIPEIDWASIQQKPGQATRTASGNVLGVFGETIDNMIVSSADLCNSDKTEGFLKKSKILKKGDFSGGFLQAGVAELTMASVMNGMAAHGGIIPVCATFFAFSDYMKPAIRLAALMNLPVKYVFTHDTFRVGEDGPTHQPVEQETQLRLLEKMANLEGKRSMLVIRPADSAETTVSWKMAMEFEGPCALILTRQNVSDLPPKPGSKSRFDDALGACRGAYIVADCDGQPDLILLGNGAEVATLIEGAKRLSDEKGLKVRVVSAPSEGAFFDQEPEYRQEVIPCGIPVMGLTAGLPAAIQGLVGPLGKVIGLERFGASAPYKVLDEKFGYNAENVVRQAVIYLKEYEKMVSSIISRETCRGLAK; translated from the coding sequence GTGAGCGGGAAAATTGACAGCAGAGCTGTGGATAACATTCGGGCTCTTACCGTTGCCATGGTTGAAAAAGCCAGATCAGGACATCCTGGCGGGGCGATGGGTGGAGCGGATTTCATTCATATACTCTATACAGAGTTTCTAAATTTCGATCCCACTGATCTCAGTTGGCCAAACAGAGACCGCTTCTATCTCGATCCGGGCCACATGTCTCCAATGCTCTACTCTGTCCTGGCGCTCTATGGAATTTTTTCCATCGATGAACTGAAAAATTTTCGTCAATGGGGGAGTACTACTCCGGGACATCCAGAACGGGACATTGAACGTGGAATTGAAAACACATCCGGACCCCTTGGTCAGGGACACGCCATGGCTCTCGGTGCTGCAATAGCGGAAAGGTTTATTGCTGCGCGTTTCGGAGAATGGACCTCGCATAAAATCTACGCCTATATCTCTGATGGCGGGATTCAGGAGGAGATCTCTCAGGGCGTGGGAAGGCTTGCAGGACACCTTGGTCTCTCAAACCTTATCATGTTTTACGATTCCAATGATATCCAGCTCTCCACCCCTGTAGATGAGGTGACAAGTGAGGATACAGCCCTGAAATACCAGGCCTGGGGATGGAATGTGATAACCATAAACGGCAATGTTCATGACCAGATCCGCTCAGCCTTGACAAGGGCTAATGAGGAGAAGGAGAAACCGACGCTCATCATAGGCAAGACTATCATGGGTAAAGGTGCTCTGGCCCCCGATGGAAGCAGTTTTGAGGGGCAGGTTTCCACTCACGGGATGCCTCTTTCAGACGCCGGGGGGTCAGTTGAAAAGACAATCAAGAATCTTGGCGGCGATCCGGAGAACCCCTTTGCGATCTATCCCGATGTAACAGAGCATTACAGGAAAATATCTGAGAAAAAGGCAGAGAGCGCTGCACAAAAGAAGGCCGAACAGAAAAGATGGGAAGAGAGAAACCCTGAGCTTTCGGCCAAATGGAGAAAACTCTGGTCTGGTGAGATTCCTGAGATCGACTGGGCATCGATTCAGCAGAAACCGGGTCAGGCGACTCGCACCGCATCCGGCAACGTTCTTGGGGTGTTCGGAGAGACTATCGACAATATGATAGTTTCATCGGCCGATCTTTGCAACAGCGATAAAACCGAAGGTTTCCTGAAAAAATCAAAAATCCTTAAAAAGGGTGATTTTTCCGGCGGATTTCTTCAGGCTGGTGTAGCTGAACTGACTATGGCATCGGTGATGAACGGGATGGCTGCTCACGGAGGTATAATACCTGTCTGCGCCACGTTTTTCGCTTTTTCAGATTATATGAAACCCGCTATACGCCTTGCGGCTCTGATGAATCTTCCGGTAAAGTATGTCTTTACGCATGACACTTTCCGGGTAGGTGAGGACGGGCCTACTCATCAGCCGGTAGAGCAGGAGACACAGTTAAGGCTTCTGGAGAAGATGGCGAATCTGGAGGGGAAGAGAAGTATGCTTGTGATAAGGCCTGCTGACTCTGCAGAGACAACTGTTTCCTGGAAAATGGCGATGGAATTTGAAGGACCTTGTGCTCTGATACTTACCAGACAGAATGTATCCGATCTTCCCCCAAAGCCGGGATCAAAAAGCAGGTTTGATGACGCACTGGGAGCATGCAGAGGGGCGTATATAGTTGCTGATTGTGATGGTCAGCCAGATTTGATTCTTTTGGGGAATGGCGCAGAAGTTGCTACTCTGATCGAGGGTGCTAAAAGACTTTCTGATGAGAAGGGGCTGAAGGTGAGAGTGGTTTCCGCTCCATCTGAGGGTGCCTTTTTCGATCAGGAACCTGAGTATCGTCAGGAGGTGATTCCCTGTGGAATTCCTGTCATGGGGTTGACTGCCGGGCTTCCTGCTGCAATTCAGGGGCTTGTTGGACCTCTGGGGAAGGTGATCGGTCTGGAGAGATTCGGCGCATCGGCACCATATAAAGTTCTCGATGAGAAATTTGGTTATAATGCTGAAAACGTTGTAAGGCAGGCTGTGATTTATCTGAAAGAATACGAGAAGATGGTAAGTAGTATCATTTCTCGGGAGACTTGCAGGGGCCTGGCCAAATAA
- the acpP gene encoding acyl carrier protein, whose protein sequence is MRKELVISRALKVISDTLAVDCEKIREDSRFVEDLGADSLDKVTLIMALEDEFKISISDKQAEGIVCVKDALDALTGAESVA, encoded by the coding sequence ATGCGGAAAGAACTGGTAATCTCCCGTGCTCTTAAGGTGATAAGTGATACTCTTGCAGTCGACTGTGAAAAGATCAGAGAAGATAGCAGGTTCGTGGAGGATCTTGGTGCTGACTCTCTTGATAAAGTGACACTGATAATGGCACTGGAGGATGAGTTCAAGATCTCCATTTCCGACAAACAGGCTGAAGGTATAGTGTGCGTAAAGGATGCGCTCGATGCGCTTACCGGGGCAGAGAGTGTCGCATGA